Part of the Ferviditalea candida genome, TCGTAATGGGATATGTTCTTGGCTGAACGGTTCCCAGTATAACAAGAGGCGCTTTTTGTTTTCAAAGGGCAAATTACTTCATTACAGGAATGGCTCCTTATATTCAACAATTAGAACATTCATTATCATCGAAGCTCTGGAAAAAGCAGAATTTCATTTTATTGGGGTTTCACAAGTGTTCTCGTGAAAACCCGCAGTGAAACTACCACAAATGCTGCAAAACTCGGGGATCCATCAAGTTGGTGTCGATGGAGCAGGGAGCCGCATCCTTGCCGTACTGCCAAAGCCAGACGTTGGAGGCGCATGGAGGAGCGGAGGGCTTGAAGGTCGGGGCCTCCGCCTTAGTTGTCGGCCCGGGCAAGGGAGCGGCGCTCCAAAGCACCGATTGGGTACGGACAAGCGGCTGGGCGGAAGACGCTTTGCAGTAAGCGGAGCTGAAATTCCTTTCCACCGGATCATGGTAGAATCCCGGCCTGTATCCGCTGGGATACAGGGTTTCCACCCATCCGCGTATCCAGGCGTCATCCACTGAGAAAAACTTCTCTATATTCGCAAACAAAAACACATCGCTCGGCACATCGAGCATTTTTGCATGATAAACGGCATTGCGCGCTATGATTCTACCTTTGTCATATCCGGTTGCTATCCGGAAATCACTGTAAATGGGCAAAATCTTGATTCCTTTTCCATGCAAAAAATCCGCTTCCGACCGTGTCAGACCGTCAGCGTAACCAGACACTGTTTTTAAATAACGTCCCCAGAATACGGGAGCTCCGAAATTTCCCACTACACATTGATAGCTGCTGGCGCTAACCCTTGCAGCCGAATCCACTCCCCAAAGCTGCGCCATTTCCTCATCTCCTTAATTTCGTAAATCAGGGCAGACCCTTCCTGCCTATACTATATGCTTTTGGTGAGTAGTTGTGAGACCCCGGCAGATATTTTGCGGTATTTGGGTTTGTGAGAACCACATATGCTTTTTGGAGTCCAAAGAGGCGCGGCAGCCGTCCCAAATGCCTGTCTTAAAACGAAAAGCCTCCCATAAAGGAAGGCCGTAAACTTAATTCCTGAATTTACCTATAATGTCCAATAAATACTTTAACATTACAGAGAGGCCGCCAACGAAATACGCAATCACAAGAATCCATCCGGTAGGATCAATAGGCACCATGTTCACCATAAATTCCAATGGCACGATATAGTATAGGATATCCTTCAAATAACCTAATACAAAAGTTGGATTAAACGGGCCTTCAATCAATGATTGGAAAAGGGTCACCAGAAGATCAATGAACATGAGTCCCCAAACGGCCCACATTGTATAGACGATCCAGCTTGCCAGCGTAGAGGTCATTATCATCACCACCTTTCAACATCCTATGCTATAGGAGTACAAGGTGTATGGACTTTAATGCAAAAACGTGGCATGGACATGTTTATGTAAGTGAACGTATCTGCTGATTTTTAATAAAGCAAAGACTGCCGAGATATCTCGACAGTCTTACTATGTATCTCATGAATTTTTTACTTAAATATTCATATCGGTATGCATTTTTAACGGATAACATTAATAAGATGAATCGGACAAGTAGATCGTTATGAGTAGGTGGGCCATGTATTTTTTGATCTTTTTGGTATCCTATCCGATCGTAACTTTTTTACTCAGTATCGGTTTATTAAACGAGCCTGTATCCTCAAATAAAATGATTGGGATTGTTCTTGTTGTTACGGGACTTTTTATTATTGCAAAGTAAATCTGACAAGAAATTGATTGATTCTGGATGGGATGTGGTGGAATGTCCGGTATCATTATTGCAATCCTGGCGACAGTCAGTTATTCGTTGTCTTATGTTTTTTTGCGGAAAGCCCAGACAACATCCAACCTTCCTGACCATGGTTTGTTTCCTGTTCTAGGCATTGGCGGTTTTATGCTGGGATTAAGTTTATTGATCCAAATCTTTCGATCTCCAAATCAATTCGAAGCTGTTCCAAATTTAAATCATTTGATCATGTACTGCATCATTGTCGGAATTACCGGTACGTTGATCGGGCGTAGGGCCTTTTATGCCGCAATTCATGATCTGGGAGCCACAAGAAGCGTAATCATCAAGACTCTACAGCCGGTGATCACCATGATGATTGCCGTTACCATTCTGGGGGAAACGTTCAACCGAACGGATATGATAGGAATTGTCCTGTTATTAACCGGTGTAGCTTTGCTCTATCTCGAACCAATCATATTGCCTCCTTTAAGATTAAAATTTATACATCATGGCCTAATGCTCGGTTTTTTTGCGGCCTCATTGTATGGAATCAGTGATGTCATAAGAAAAATAGTCATGCATTATCCGATCAGTCCTTTGTTTGCGGCTGGTATTGAAATGAACGCTGCCTTTTTCGTCTATCTTTTGGTATTAGCGATAAGGGGACGCCTTCGAGATTATGTAAATCAATATATTCATGTTTTTAATAGGAATCTATTGATGGCAGGGGTATTGTCGGCATCCGGAAGGATCTTATTTTTCACAGCACTGATTACCACTCCCGTATTTGTCGCTTCTCCGATCCTTGCTATCCAGCCGATACTCGTTGCATTATTTTCAGTCATATTTCGAGTATCAGAAAAAATAGGTTTGTTTGTCTATATTTCCGTGATCATGGTTACGATAAGTATTATAGTGATTGGTTCTAACTAAGTCAGAACATAATGCGTTCTTAAGGTGGTGTTTTTTTTGTGGATCATTAAAACAGTTCATAAAAGAGATGAAGATGGCGGGATTGCAGCTCTAGAACTGGAAACAGAAGATAAGCGTCTTGATGTTAATGTAAGATGGGATGGTTGTACAGAAATACACGTATTTTCAGTCACTGAGGAAAATCGCGAACTTAAAGATGTATTTCATACGTGTGATTTAAAAGGATTTATTGAAGCGTTGCAGACCCTTGATAGCGCTTGTCAGGATTACTTTGGTGAGGGAAGTTATTGGGAACGAAGGGAAGATGATGAAGAATAGATCAAATATATTGGACACAGTAACCATCGGGTGATCGTTTAATTGGAGTATAGTTAAAGAATGTGGAATAAATAAGAGAATCGCCCGTTGAGAGTTTCTCAACAGGCTGAGCCATGTGTCCGTCAAGGATGCGTGGCTTTTTTACCGCATAAGAATTTATAAGTTTCCGGGTTCTCGGAAAGTAAATTCTTATCGGTATGAAAACTTCCTTGGCTCCCGAAGTGGTTTACTGCGTAAACCTGTAGGTCTCGTTCCTTGAAAGGACTTCGTAGAAGTTTGCATTATTAACTTTTATATTGAGGTTCCTCTTTTTCGATTTGCTGTAAACGAGGGTTGACTTGGTCGATGATGTTCTGTGTTTGTTGTGCGGCGTTCGTAAACATTGTTTTTGCTTGTTGGTTCTGGGTGTTCAATGCAAATGTTTCAAAACTTGCCTGCGCACTTTTCAATGAAGCGATCGCGGTTTTGAGTTGTGTTGCTACGGTCATTTTTTCACCCCCTCCATTTCTTTTTTTTACCACATTCGGAAAGTTTAAGTTCACTAAAGCGTTAAAGCAAACTAACTTTCCGGTCGGCATGAAAAGCTACCGCTAAAGAAGGACTCGACGACATCTTCGAGAAGGCTCCGATAGGAGCTTTTCTTAATATGTCGTTTACTGACGAGATCATGAATGGGAAATTAAGGCGATCAATTTTCGCAACATAATAATTTAAAAAGTATGTGAATACCTTGTTTCCAATATTCCCATAATAATTTTGTATTTTTTTTGAACATCAAGCATTCAGGGAGGTTCGTATGCAAAACCGAATAAGAACGCTAGTAACAGATTCCCTCATCATCGGTATCGATGTCGGATCGACAACGGTTAAAGCAACGGTCGTCGATCCTGAGACCAAAAAAATTCTGTGGTCGGATTACCAGCGCCATCATACCAAACAGGCCGAGATGGTGCTTGAATTTTTGGTGCGCATCGGCAGCGAATTTTCGCATATCGAGCGGGATAAGATCCGGGTATTCGTTACAGGTTCCGGCGGCGGACCGATCGCCGAGCACATCGGCGCGAAGTTCGTGCAGGAAGTAAATGCGGTAACGATGGCGGTGGAACAACTGCATCCCGACGTCGGCAGCGTTATCGAATTGGGAGGACAAGATGCCAAGATCATCATTTATAAAATGAACGAGGAGACCGGCGATAAGCAGGCTTTGACCTCGATGAACGACAAGTGCGCTTCCGGCACCGGTGCGACCATTGACAAATGCATGATTAAAGCGGGTATGCCGGCGGAAGAATTGGGCAAGCTGAGATTTGATGATGCCAAGCTGCATCACGTGGCGGCAAAATGCGGCGTATTTGCCGAAACGGATATCGTGAACCTTGTGAAAAGCGGTATTCCTTCTTCGGAAATCATGTGCTCTTTGGCCGATGCCATCGTCATGCAGAATCTTTCCGTTTTGACCCGCGGGAATACCCTCAGGCACAAGGTTCTCTTATTGGGAGGCCCCAATACGTATCTGCCTTTCCTGCAGGATTGCTGGCGCAAGCGCATCCCCCAATCTTGGGAGGATCGCGGCTACGATTACCCGAAGGATGTTCAAATGGACGAGCTGATTTTTGTCCCTGACAATTCCCAATATTATGCCGCCTATGGCGCGGTCATTTACGGACAGTACGAACCTGCCGATGTCGGAATCTATAAAGGGATTGAAGAACTGAAGACATTCATCGCCCACGGAAGAAAAGCGAAGCTGGGTGAAAAAGCGGGCGCGCCATTGGTCAGCGGACAAGAGGAGTTGGAAGAATTCCGCAGGCTTTACAGCATCCCGAAATTTACGCCGGCGGCCTTTCAACCGGGGCAGAAGGTCAGAGCGGCGATCGGACTGGACGGAGGATCGACTTCTTCCAAAGCCGTTCTGGTCGATGAAAACGGTGAAATTCTGCTGAAAGAGTATCAGCTGTCGAAAGGCAATCCGATTCAGGATACGAAAGAGCTTCTCGGAAAAATTCGGGACAAGGTCCTGTCGGCGGGAGCCGAACTGGAAATTGCCGGGTTCGGGGCGACGGGGTATGCAGCCGATGTGTTGGAAAAAACCTTAAAAGCGGATGTCAATATCGTGGAGACTGTGGCCCATATGATGAGCGCCGTCCATTATTTCGGCGATATCGACGTGATTTGTGATATCGGCGGCCAGGACATCAAAGTGCTTTTTTTGAAGAATGGGGATATCCGAAATTTCCGATTGTCCAACCAATGCTCCGCCGGAAACGGCATGCTGCTGCAGGCGATGGCTGACCAATTTGGAATCCCGATTCAGGAATATGCGGAGACGGCTTTTAAAGCGGAGCTTTCGCCCAAATTTTCTTATGGCTGCGCCGTTTTCCTGGATACGGACCGCGTGAATTTTCAAAAGGAGGGATATTCCAAAGAGGAATTATTGACCGGGCTCGCCCTCGTTCTTCCGAAGAACGTCTGGCAGTATGTCGTGCAGATTCCGCGCATGTCCGAATTGGGCCGCAAATTCGTCCTGCAGGGCGGAACCCAACACAACCTGGCGGCCGTCAAGGCGCAGGTCGATTACATTAAACAGCGGGTTCCGGATGCAGAAGTCTATGTCCATCCGCATACGGGAGAGGCGGGTGCTATCGGTGCGGCCATGGAAACCCTGCGGGTCGTGAAGCGGAGAGGATATTCCACATTTCTCGGATTGGATGCGGCGATCGGCATCGAATACTCGTCCCGCAACGATGAATCCACCCGCTGCGGCTTCTGTCCGAATCATTGCAGCAGAACCTTTATCGACACGCAGACGCCGGATGGACAAACCGCCCGCTACATCTCCGGATTCAGCTGCGAAAAGGGAACGGTGGAAGACAAGGAAGCCGTCATTCAGCTGACTCGGGAACGCCAGCAGCTCAAAAAACAGTATCCGAACCTGGTGGAATATGAATCAAAGCGCATGTTCCAGCATTTCTACGATCCGGATCCGCTGCCCGAAACAGGGGAATTGGTGGAAGACCTTCAACTGAAACGGACGTGGATGGGGTTGGGAGGCATCCGATATGTCCCGTATCAGCGGTCAATCGAACGATCCGGGGCGGATGCGATGGAGAAGCGGAAACAACTGCGAATCGGCATCCCGAGAGTCCTGAATATCTGGACGACCGCCCCTTTCTGGCGGACTTACTTTGAGACGCTTGGCTTTGATCAGCGCAACATCGTGTTCAGCGACTATACGAGCGAGGAAATGTGGCAGGCGGGCGGAAAGTACGGATCCATCGATCCCTGCTATCCCTCCAAGGTAGCCCAGGCCCATGTTCATAATTTGTTGTTTAAGCATCACAGCGAAGAAAAACCGTTAAACTGCATCTTTTTTCCGTGCATCACACATATTCCGACTCACCTTCACAATGTCATGGACTCCGCCAGCTGTCCGATCGTGGCAGGCGCGCCGGAAGTGATCAAAGCCGCTTTTACGAAGGAAACCGACTTCTTTCAAACCAGGGGGATCACCTATCTCGATCCGGCGGTGACGTTTACGGAGCGGCATATGATGAAAAAACAATTGTTCGAAGCATTCAGAGAGCATCTGCAGATCACCGAGGACGAAAGCGACTTTGCGGTGGAACAAGGATGGAAGGCAATGGATATCTTTGACGCCGAAATGCAGGAGCGTGGAAGGATGATTCTCGAGCAGGTGGAAGCGGAAAACCGCATGGCCATTCTGATGATCGGCCGCCCCTATCATTCCGATCCCGGTCTGAATCACGGCGTTCTTGAGGAATTTCAGGTGCTGGGTTATCCGATTCTGTCCATGCGCTCCATTCCTAAGGACGAAGCATGGCTGCGCCGCTTTTTCAAGGACGATTTGGAAACGGGGCGAACACAATATGCACTGGAGGTCACCGATGTATGGCCGGAAAACTTCAGTTCCAATAGTGTACAAAAAGTTTGGGCCGCCAAATTCGCCGCCCGCCATCCTCATGTCGCCGTGCTGGATTTATCCAGCTTCAAATGCGGCCATGATGCTCCTACCTATGGCATGATCGACTCGATCATTTCAACGGCAGGCACTCCGTATTCCGCGCTTCATGATATCGATGCCAACAAACCGGGCGGTTCGATCAAGATCCGGGTCAAGACATATGCCCACAGTTTGGGACTGCATGAAGAGCGATTGCAGGATACGGCGGAGAAAAAGGCGGAACTGCAGCGTCTTTTGGATCAAAAAAGAAGCGAATTGTTGCGCCGGCAGAAAATCGAATCGCTTCAGGCGTATTCCGAATCGTTGGACAAGGCTCGGACAGGCAATTAATAAGAGCTCGCGATTAAATTAGTTCTACTTTTGGCGGCAAAGTATCAAGCGGTTTAATTGATCTTTGCCAATTTAGTAGAAGTTATTTCATCGCGATGCATAACGTTCAAAAAGGAGTGTTTCAACGATGTCTATTATAAAAGAACTTCCCGTCATTTCCGAACAGGAACGATCGGATCGTGTCCAGCGAGTATTCGAGGAGGAATTGCTGCGGTTTAAAGCGGAAAAGGAAAAGGAGATGGGCTTGATCCTGGGGAATAAGGAGCAATGGTTCGATCCCGTACCCCGGCAATTTTTTGCCAAAGACAAGGCTTCTACGACCATTTTGTTCGGCGGCCTCACGATGGCGCATGATTACCTGGTGGAGGGATCTCTCAAAGGATTGGGATACAACGTCAAACATCTCGACTGCCCGGATACGGATTCCCTTCGTTTCGGCAAAGAATTCGGCAACAGGGGGCAATGCAATCCGACGTATTTCACGGTGGGGAATTTGGTGAAATACCTGCATCATCTTCGGGACGTGGAAGGAAAATCCAAGGAGGAAATCGTCCGCAACTACCTTTTCATTACAAGCGGATCCTGCGGTCCGTGCCGCTTCGGGACTTACGTGACCGAATACCGCAAGGCGCTGAGAGATGCCGGATTTGACGGTTTTCGCGTGCTGCTGTTCCAGCAGCAGGACGGGTTAAAGCAGGCCACCGGCGAGGAATCGGCTCTGAAACTGGACAGTGCTTTCTTCATAACCTTTTTGAAGGCTGTCCTGCTGGGGGATATATTAAATGCGCTGGGTTACCGGATCCGCCCGTACGAAGTCGTGCCCGGCTCGACGGATGCCGCCTTGGAACGCTGCAAAACTGTTTTATATCAAGCGATGAATGAGCGCAAATGGCTGCTTCCGGCATTATACCGCTGCCGCAAAGAACTGCAGGCGGTCAAAGTGAACCGGACGCGGGTAAAACCGAAAGTAAGCATCATCGGCGAATTTTGGGCGATGACGACCGAAGGCGACGGCAACTATCAGCTTCAGCGTTTTCTCGAAAGCGAAGGAGCGGAAGTGGAGGTTCAATCGCTTACGGCGTGGATTTTGTATCTGATATGGGAAGGCCGATATGATACGATCAGGCGCATGAAGCTGCGCGGCAGGGACGGAGGCCGCTACGGACTGGAAGGGAAAAATCCGGTTGTGCGCCTGCGCATGCTGGGTTTGGCGGATCGCGCCATTCGGGTGATGTTTCAAACCTATGCGAAGGCGATCGGTCTGCAGGATTACCACTTGCCGGATATGGACGAGATCGCGCGCGTTTCCCATCAGCATTACAATAATCATCTTAGAGGCGGAGAAGGCCACATGGAAGTGGGCAAGCTGATCCTGAACGTGGTGAAGAAAAAGGTCAACATGACCGTCTCCGTCAAGCCGTTCGGCTGCATGCCGTCATCCGGCGTTTCCGACGGGGTTCAGTCGCTGATTACCGAGCTTCACCCGGAAGCGATTTTTCTGCCGATTGAAACAACCGGAGACGGGGCGATCAATGTATACAGCCGGATCCAAATGATGCTGTTCAAGGCCAAACAGGCGGCCCAAAAGGAATTTGACGAAGCCCTTGCGAAGAAAGGCTTTACGTTGGAGCAGTACCATCAAATCTTCAGCCGTTCCCAATTCACCCGACCGTTAAAAACCGCACGTCACGTCGTTTCCTGCACGGCCGCCAACTCCGTTTACAGTATAAGCGGTATTTCCAATTGGCCGCCCGTCCGTCGGAACAAGCAGCAAATGCAAGAGGTATAGGATAGTTAAATAAATTGTGAAAACACTCCCGAGA contains:
- a CDS encoding glycoside hydrolase domain-containing protein; its protein translation is MAQLWGVDSAARVSASSYQCVVGNFGAPVFWGRYLKTVSGYADGLTRSEADFLHGKGIKILPIYSDFRIATGYDKGRIIARNAVYHAKMLDVPSDVFLFANIEKFFSVDDAWIRGWVETLYPSGYRPGFYHDPVERNFSSAYCKASSAQPLVRTQSVLWSAAPLPGPTTKAEAPTFKPSAPPCASNVWLWQYGKDAAPCSIDTNLMDPRVLQHLW
- a CDS encoding EamA family transporter yields the protein MSGIIIAILATVSYSLSYVFLRKAQTTSNLPDHGLFPVLGIGGFMLGLSLLIQIFRSPNQFEAVPNLNHLIMYCIIVGITGTLIGRRAFYAAIHDLGATRSVIIKTLQPVITMMIAVTILGETFNRTDMIGIVLLLTGVALLYLEPIILPPLRLKFIHHGLMLGFFAASLYGISDVIRKIVMHYPISPLFAAGIEMNAAFFVYLLVLAIRGRLRDYVNQYIHVFNRNLLMAGVLSASGRILFFTALITTPVFVASPILAIQPILVALFSVIFRVSEKIGLFVYISVIMVTISIIVIGSN
- a CDS encoding DUF1657 domain-containing protein, whose product is MTVATQLKTAIASLKSAQASFETFALNTQNQQAKTMFTNAAQQTQNIIDQVNPRLQQIEKEEPQYKS
- a CDS encoding BadF/BadG/BcrA/BcrD ATPase family protein, producing the protein MQNRIRTLVTDSLIIGIDVGSTTVKATVVDPETKKILWSDYQRHHTKQAEMVLEFLVRIGSEFSHIERDKIRVFVTGSGGGPIAEHIGAKFVQEVNAVTMAVEQLHPDVGSVIELGGQDAKIIIYKMNEETGDKQALTSMNDKCASGTGATIDKCMIKAGMPAEELGKLRFDDAKLHHVAAKCGVFAETDIVNLVKSGIPSSEIMCSLADAIVMQNLSVLTRGNTLRHKVLLLGGPNTYLPFLQDCWRKRIPQSWEDRGYDYPKDVQMDELIFVPDNSQYYAAYGAVIYGQYEPADVGIYKGIEELKTFIAHGRKAKLGEKAGAPLVSGQEELEEFRRLYSIPKFTPAAFQPGQKVRAAIGLDGGSTSSKAVLVDENGEILLKEYQLSKGNPIQDTKELLGKIRDKVLSAGAELEIAGFGATGYAADVLEKTLKADVNIVETVAHMMSAVHYFGDIDVICDIGGQDIKVLFLKNGDIRNFRLSNQCSAGNGMLLQAMADQFGIPIQEYAETAFKAELSPKFSYGCAVFLDTDRVNFQKEGYSKEELLTGLALVLPKNVWQYVVQIPRMSELGRKFVLQGGTQHNLAAVKAQVDYIKQRVPDAEVYVHPHTGEAGAIGAAMETLRVVKRRGYSTFLGLDAAIGIEYSSRNDESTRCGFCPNHCSRTFIDTQTPDGQTARYISGFSCEKGTVEDKEAVIQLTRERQQLKKQYPNLVEYESKRMFQHFYDPDPLPETGELVEDLQLKRTWMGLGGIRYVPYQRSIERSGADAMEKRKQLRIGIPRVLNIWTTAPFWRTYFETLGFDQRNIVFSDYTSEEMWQAGGKYGSIDPCYPSKVAQAHVHNLLFKHHSEEKPLNCIFFPCITHIPTHLHNVMDSASCPIVAGAPEVIKAAFTKETDFFQTRGITYLDPAVTFTERHMMKKQLFEAFREHLQITEDESDFAVEQGWKAMDIFDAEMQERGRMILEQVEAENRMAILMIGRPYHSDPGLNHGVLEEFQVLGYPILSMRSIPKDEAWLRRFFKDDLETGRTQYALEVTDVWPENFSSNSVQKVWAAKFAARHPHVAVLDLSSFKCGHDAPTYGMIDSIISTAGTPYSALHDIDANKPGGSIKIRVKTYAHSLGLHEERLQDTAEKKAELQRLLDQKRSELLRRQKIESLQAYSESLDKARTGN
- a CDS encoding 2-hydroxyglutaryl-CoA dehydratase — encoded protein: MSIIKELPVISEQERSDRVQRVFEEELLRFKAEKEKEMGLILGNKEQWFDPVPRQFFAKDKASTTILFGGLTMAHDYLVEGSLKGLGYNVKHLDCPDTDSLRFGKEFGNRGQCNPTYFTVGNLVKYLHHLRDVEGKSKEEIVRNYLFITSGSCGPCRFGTYVTEYRKALRDAGFDGFRVLLFQQQDGLKQATGEESALKLDSAFFITFLKAVLLGDILNALGYRIRPYEVVPGSTDAALERCKTVLYQAMNERKWLLPALYRCRKELQAVKVNRTRVKPKVSIIGEFWAMTTEGDGNYQLQRFLESEGAEVEVQSLTAWILYLIWEGRYDTIRRMKLRGRDGGRYGLEGKNPVVRLRMLGLADRAIRVMFQTYAKAIGLQDYHLPDMDEIARVSHQHYNNHLRGGEGHMEVGKLILNVVKKKVNMTVSVKPFGCMPSSGVSDGVQSLITELHPEAIFLPIETTGDGAINVYSRIQMMLFKAKQAAQKEFDEALAKKGFTLEQYHQIFSRSQFTRPLKTARHVVSCTAANSVYSISGISNWPPVRRNKQQMQEV